The following coding sequences lie in one Benincasa hispida cultivar B227 chromosome 6, ASM972705v1, whole genome shotgun sequence genomic window:
- the LOC120079465 gene encoding protein ASYMMETRIC LEAVES 2 isoform X1, which translates to MLKSNRVFLQRRNWKMASSSSNSPCAACKFLRRKCQLECVFAPYFPPDQPQKFANVHKVFGASNVTKLLNELHPHQREDAVNSLAYEADMRLRDPVYGCVGVISLLQHQLCKLQMDLTCAKSELSKYQNLGIGNHAALISPPSAVSTVAHGQRNHQPAFNFARDQPHSLYHDQFFPRDQQQQQMMLRRSFDGGSNYDGLLSVNVTASIGNLSHQFQQSRAAAGDDRRGTLDHS; encoded by the coding sequence ATGTTGAAGTCTAATAGAGTTTTCTTACAGAGGAGGAATTGGAAGATGGCATCGAGTTCCTCGAATTCGCCCTGTGCAGCTTGCAAATTTCTCCGGCGGAAATGCCAACTGGAATGTGTTTTTGCGCCGTATTTTCCGCCGGATCAGCCACAAAAATTCGCGAATGTTCATAAGGTATTCGGAGCCAGTAATGTAACAAAACTTCTCAATGAATTGCATCCTCACCAGAGAGAAGACGCTGTCAATTCGCTCGCCTATGAAGCCGATATGCGCCTTCGTGACCCCGTCTATGGCTGCGTTGGCGTAATTTCTCTGCTTCAACACCAACTCTGTAAACTCCAAATGGATCTCACCTGCGCCAAATCCGAACTATCTAAATATCAAAACCTAGGCATCGGAAACCACGCCGCTCTGATTTCGCCGCCTTCCGCAGTTTCCACCGTCGCTCATGGACAGCGGAACCACCAGCCGGCGTTCAATTTTGCTCGAGATCAACCGCATAGCCTCTATCACGATCAATTTTTCCCTCGAGATCAACAACAACAGCAGATGATGCTCCGACGGAGCTTCGACGGCGGAAGCAACTACGACGGACTTTTGTCCGTCAACGTCACCGCCAGTATTGGCAACCTCAGCCACCAGTTCCAGCAATCTCGTGCCGCCGCCGGAGACGATCGTCGCGGTACTCTCGATCATTCTTAG
- the LOC120079465 gene encoding protein ASYMMETRIC LEAVES 2 isoform X2: MASSSSNSPCAACKFLRRKCQLECVFAPYFPPDQPQKFANVHKVFGASNVTKLLNELHPHQREDAVNSLAYEADMRLRDPVYGCVGVISLLQHQLCKLQMDLTCAKSELSKYQNLGIGNHAALISPPSAVSTVAHGQRNHQPAFNFARDQPHSLYHDQFFPRDQQQQQMMLRRSFDGGSNYDGLLSVNVTASIGNLSHQFQQSRAAAGDDRRGTLDHS, encoded by the coding sequence ATGGCATCGAGTTCCTCGAATTCGCCCTGTGCAGCTTGCAAATTTCTCCGGCGGAAATGCCAACTGGAATGTGTTTTTGCGCCGTATTTTCCGCCGGATCAGCCACAAAAATTCGCGAATGTTCATAAGGTATTCGGAGCCAGTAATGTAACAAAACTTCTCAATGAATTGCATCCTCACCAGAGAGAAGACGCTGTCAATTCGCTCGCCTATGAAGCCGATATGCGCCTTCGTGACCCCGTCTATGGCTGCGTTGGCGTAATTTCTCTGCTTCAACACCAACTCTGTAAACTCCAAATGGATCTCACCTGCGCCAAATCCGAACTATCTAAATATCAAAACCTAGGCATCGGAAACCACGCCGCTCTGATTTCGCCGCCTTCCGCAGTTTCCACCGTCGCTCATGGACAGCGGAACCACCAGCCGGCGTTCAATTTTGCTCGAGATCAACCGCATAGCCTCTATCACGATCAATTTTTCCCTCGAGATCAACAACAACAGCAGATGATGCTCCGACGGAGCTTCGACGGCGGAAGCAACTACGACGGACTTTTGTCCGTCAACGTCACCGCCAGTATTGGCAACCTCAGCCACCAGTTCCAGCAATCTCGTGCCGCCGCCGGAGACGATCGTCGCGGTACTCTCGATCATTCTTAG